The Platichthys flesus chromosome 10, fPlaFle2.1, whole genome shotgun sequence genome includes a window with the following:
- the LOC133961566 gene encoding sushi domain-containing protein 4-like, with amino-acid sequence MVELTLQWKMCNGMIESISKASRAHTSATKQSFLLLLGLTVVSTAHGTGCVTPYMVQNSWVNLPESNRGLFPVGTVLQYSCDPSYLPDGPSILTCTTLGHWSSEPPHCIPSGACLPLTKPENGGYTCHPNPCRMFSHGSVIEFFCDEGFVLSGDYNYLTCQDGQWDGPMQISCVSQGCVRPSMVQHGSTNLTDSNRSLFPMGTVLEYDCDPGYLPAGPSILTCTTLGHWSSEPPRCIRSDVCQPPYRPDNGGYTCHPSQCGRLTHGAMIQYFCDEGYVLKADYKFLTCQYGKWDNLMPVSCVMEQGCIRPSMVQHGSTNLTETNRSFFTVGTALEYNCDPSYLLDGPSILTCSAEGHWSSEPPRCLRSEVCQTPYEPENGGYNCHPSPCQRLSHGTVIEYFCEEGYILKGDYKYLTCQYGEWDSQMKLSCLMDQDRVSLPLGMPALSIVASTASSVALILLLVVLFVLLQPKLKSLNRRDPGVSGQPVSIMVEGVQVTLPSYEEAVNRSGASASALSSESRVQIVLSEGQNATAPEAGPSRPSSLKQQHSEMAVVHPVPPSFSSSSPSPLPSPSTWVLENAGATAPSSSQRWTPSGSDQHSLSLDSEMDYSDDMPLLKEA; translated from the exons GATGCGTGACGCCGTACATGGTCCAGAACAGCTGGGTAAACCTCCCAGAGAGCAACAGGGGCTTGTTCCCTGTGGGCACAGTTCTGCAGTACAGCTGTGACCCTAGTTACCTGCCAGATGGTCCCAGCATCCTCACCTGCACCACGCTGGGACACTGGTCCTCAGAACCTCCTCACTGTATACCCAGTGGTG CATGTCTACCCCTCACTAAACCTGAGAATGGGGGCTACACCTGCCACCCAAACCCCTGTCGAATGTTTTCCCATGGCTCTGTGATCGAGTTCTTCTGTGATGAGGGATTTGTTCTCAGTGGAGATTATAACTACCTGACTTGTCAGGATGGGCAGTGGGACGGCCCCATGCAGATCAGCTGTGTAAGCCAAG GTTGTGTAAGACCCTCCATGGTGCAGCACGGCTCAACTAATCTGACAGACAGCAACAGGAGCTTGTTCCCTATGGGCACAGTACTCGAGTACGACTGTGACCCTGGTTACCTGCCAGCTGGACCCAGCATCCTCACCTGCACCACACTGGGACACTGGTCCTCTGAACCTCCTCGCTGTATTCGCAGTGACG TATGCCAGCCTCCATATCGGCCAGACAACGGAGGCTACACCTGCCACCCCTCCCAATGTGGAAGACTTACTCATGGTGCCATGATTCAATACTTCTGTGATGAAGGTTATGTTCTGAAGGCAGATTATAAATTCCTTACATGTCAGTATGGGAAATGGGACAACCTAATGCCAGTCAGCTGCGTCATGGAGCAAG GTTGCATTAGACCCTCCATGGTGCAGCACGGCTCGACTAATCTGACAGAAACTAACAGGAGCTTCTTCACTGTGGGCACAGCACTAGAATATAACTGTGACCCAAGTTACCTGCTAGACGGACCCAGCATCCTCACCTGCAGTGCAGAGGGACACTGGTCCTCTGAACCTCCTCGATGTTTACGCAGTGAAG TATGCCAGACCCCGTATGAGCCAGAGAACGGGGGTTACAACTGCCACCCCTCTCCATGCCAAAGACTTTCTCATGGAACTGTGATCGAGTATTTCTGTGAGGAAGGTTATATTCTGAAGGGGGACTATAAATACCTGACCTGCCAATATGGAGAGTGGGACAGTCAAATGAAGCTCAGCTGCCTCATGGATCAAG ACCGAGTTTCTTTACCACTGGGGATGCCCGCCTTGTCCATAGTGGCATCCACAGCCAGCTCAGTGGCCCTCATCCTGCTCCTCGTGGTGCTGTTTGTACTTTTACAGCCAAAACTGAAATCCCTCAATCG ACGTGATCCAGGTGTGTCCGGCCAGCCCGTGTCCATCATGGTGGAAGGTGTCCAGGTGACTCTGCCATCGTATGAGGAGGCCGTGAACCGCAGTGGAGCCTCAGCTTCGGCCCTCAGCTCTGAGTCTCGAGTCCAAATCGTGCTATCTGAGGGTCAGAATGCCACGGCGCCAGAGGCTGGCCCCTCTAGGCCTTCATCCCTCAAACAGCAACATTCAGAGATGGCTGTGGTCCACCCTGTACCACcatccttctcttcctcatccCCCTCACCCTTGCCCTCACCCTCCACCTGGGTTCTGGAGAACGCAGGTGCTACGGCTCCTTCATCCTCACAAAGATGGACGCCTTCGGGCAGCGATCAACACAGCctgtctctggactctgaaATGGACTACTCTGATG ATATGCCATTGCTGAAGGAGGCCTGA
- the LOC133962190 gene encoding hepatic sodium/bile acid cotransporter-like yields MNVTEVHQDHAHIYSPGNVSGNGSMPSLDLLSPHDTIINIFTILILLITMISLGCTMEISKIKGHFIKPKGVGIALVSQFGIMPLTAFCLAKIFQMDNMKAVTLLICGSCPGGSLSNIFSLAFKGDMNLSIVLTTCSTFAALGMMPLLLFIFCRGFPGLENAIPYTGIISTLMLTLVPCTIGLAINHYKPKLAVMVKKVGLSILFICTILIIILSGTAIKDVLWLSLTADNVIVAALMPLIGYLLGYVLSLIFGLDAQCRRTISMETGCQNIQLCFAILKVAFPLEVLGPMFFFPLIYMVFQCIEAFLLILCLRCYQTFAAPADDKRYSSVDIKHEAVNKA; encoded by the exons ATGAATGTGACAGAAGTCCACCAGGATCACGCACACATCTACAGTCCAGGAAATGTATCTGGCAATGGAAGCATGCCTTCCCTGGACCTCTTGTCCCCCCATGACACAATCATCAACATTTTCACCATCTTGATCCTCTTAATCACCATGATATCCCTCGGTTGTACGATGGAGATTTCCAAAATTAAAGGCCATTTCATCAAGCCAAAAGGAGTAGGCATTGCTTTGGTGTCCCAGTTTGGCATCATGCCTCTCACTGCTTTCTGCCTGGCCAAAATCTTTCAGATGGATAACATGAAGGCTGTGACTTTGCTCATATGTGGAAGCTGTCCAGGGGGAAGCTTATCAAACATCTTTTCCCTGGCCTTCAAGGGGGACATGAACCTCAG CATTGTATTGACCACTTGCTCCACCTTCGCGGCCCTGGGTATGATGCCTTTGCTGCTCTTTATTTTCTGCCGAGGCTTCCCCGGTCTTGAAAATGCCATCCCTTACACCGGCATCATCTCGACCCTCATGCTCACACTTGTGCCTTGTACCATCGGCCTCGCCATCAATCACTACAAACCAAAGTTGGCAGTAATGGTGAAAAAA GTTGGTCTCAGCATCCTCTTTATTTGCACCATCCTCATTATTATCCTGTCTGGCACTGCCATCAAGGACGTGCTGTGGCTCTCCCTCACAGCAGATAATGTGATTGTGGCTGCACTGATGCCACTAATTGGCTACCTGCTGGGATATGTCTTGTCTCTTATTTTCGGACTCGATGCTCA ATGCAGGAGAACCATCTCCATGGAGACTGGTTGTCAAAACATCCAACTGTGCTTTGCCATCCTAAAGGTGGCTTTTCCACTGGAGGTCCTCGGacccatgtttttctttcccctgaTATATATGGTGTTCCAATGTATTGAGGCCTTTCTCCTGATCCTTTGTCTCAGATGTTACCAAACATTCGCAGCACCAGCTGATG ATAAAAGATATAGCAGTGTTGACATTAAACATGAGGCAGTGAACAAAGCATGA